From Zalophus californianus isolate mZalCal1 chromosome 16, mZalCal1.pri.v2, whole genome shotgun sequence, one genomic window encodes:
- the WIPF2 gene encoding WAS/WASL-interacting protein family member 2 produces MPIPPPPPPPPGPPPPPTSNQAHTEQPKLSRDEQRNRGALLQDICKGTKLKKVTNINDRSAPILEKPKGSSGAYGSGAAALQPKGGLFQGGVPKLRPVGAKDVSENLAGKPALQVPSSRAAAPRPPVSTASGRPQDDTDSSRASLPELPRMQRPSLPDLSRPNTTSSTGMKHSSSAPPPPPPGRRANAPPAPLPMHSSKAPAYNREKPLPPTPGQRLHPGREGPPAPPPVKPPPSPGNIRTGPSGQSLAPPPPPYRQPPGVPNGPSSPTNESAPELPQRHNSLHRKTSGPVRGLAPPPPTSASPSLQSNRPPPPARDPPSRGAAPPPPPPMIRNGARDAPPPPPPYRMHGSEPLSRGKPPPPPSRTPAGPPPPPPPPLRNGHRDSITTVRSFLDDFESKYSFHPVEDFPAPEEYKHFQRIYPSKTNRAARGAPPLPPILR; encoded by the exons ATGCCaattcctccaccccctccaccgCCCCCTGGTCCTCCTCCACCGCCCACTTCTAATCAG GCACATACAGAGCAGCCCAAGCTGAGTAGAGATGAGCAGCGGAATCGAGGTGCCCTCTTACAGGACATCTGCAAAGGGACCAAACTGAAGAAGGTGACCAACATTAATGATCGGAGTGCTCCCATCCTTGAGA AACCGAAAGGAAGCAGTGGTGCTTATGGCTCTGGAGCAGCTGCCCTGCAGCCCAAGGGAGGTCTCTTCCAAGGGGGAGTGCCGAAGCTCCGACCTGTGGGCGCCAAGGACGTTTCAG AGAACCTAGCTGGTAAGCCAGCCCTACAAGTCCCCAGTTCTCGAGCTGCTGCCCCAAGGCCACCGGTGTCTACAGCCAGTGGGCGCCCTCAAGATGATACAGACAGCAGCCGAGCCTCACTCCCAGAACTGCCCCGGATGCAGAGACCCTCGCTACCGGACCTCTCTCGGCCTAACACCACCAGCAGTACAGGCATGAAGCAcagctcctctgcccctcctccgccACCCCCAGGGCGGCGTGCCAACGCACCCCCTGCACCTCTGCCTATGCACAGCAGCAAAGCCCCTGCCTACAACAGAGAGAAACCCTTGCCGCCCACACCTGGACAAAGGCTGCACCCTGGTCGGGAGGGACCTCCTGCTCCACCCCCAGTGAAACCACCTCCTTCCCCTGGGAATATCAGAACGGGACCAAGTGGCCAGTctctggctcctcctcctccgccttaCCGCCAGCCTCCTGGGGTCCCCAATGGACCCTCCAGTCCCACTAATGAGTCAGCCCCTGAGCTGCCACAGAGACACAATTCTTTGCATAGGAAGACATCGGGGCCTGTCAGAGGCCTAGCgcctcctccacccacctcagCCTCCCCGTCGCTACAGAGTAATAGACCACCTCCCCCAGCCCGGGACCCTCCCAGTCGGGGAGCAG ctcctccacccccaccacccatgATCCGAAATGGTGCCAGGgatgctccccctccccccccaccgtaCCGAATGCATGGGTCAGAACCCCTGAGCCGAGGAAAGCCCCCACCTCCGCCCTCAAGGACGCCAGCTGgaccaccccctcctcctccaccacccctgAGGAATGGCCACAGAGATTCTATTACCACTGTCCGATCTTTCTTGG ATGATTTTGAGTCAAAGTATTCTTTCCATCCAGTAGAAGACTTTCCTGCTCCAGAAGAATATAAACACTTTCAGAGAATATATCCCAGCAAAACAAACCGAG ctgCCCGTGGAGCTCCACCTCTGCCACCCATTCTCAGGTGA